Proteins from a genomic interval of Kitasatospora kifunensis:
- a CDS encoding subtilase-type protease inhibitor: MRTRNILAAALAATATLALGAATAAPATAAPAAHASVAAPAADTPAPDALVLTLTGANGQNVAQWERTVLLSCQPGVGGDHPDAAAACAGLTGVQGDFADLPVAHSVCPDLYLPVTAAAQGFWNGQPLSYQQTFTNQCDLIRATGQIFNF; the protein is encoded by the coding sequence ATGCGTACAAGGAACATCCTCGCGGCTGCCCTCGCGGCCACCGCCACCCTGGCGCTGGGTGCGGCGACCGCCGCCCCCGCGACAGCGGCACCCGCCGCCCACGCGTCCGTGGCGGCGCCCGCCGCGGACACCCCCGCGCCCGATGCGCTGGTGCTCACCCTGACCGGTGCCAACGGCCAGAACGTGGCCCAGTGGGAGCGCACCGTGCTGCTCAGCTGTCAGCCGGGCGTCGGCGGCGACCACCCCGACGCGGCCGCGGCCTGCGCCGGACTGACCGGCGTACAGGGCGACTTCGCCGACCTGCCGGTCGCGCACAGCGTCTGCCCGGATCTCTACCTGCCGGTCACGGCCGCCGCCCAGGGCTTCTGGAACGGCCAACCGCTCTCCTACCAGCAGACGTTCACCAACCAGTGCGACTTGATCCGTGCCACCGGCCAGATCTTCAACTTCTGA
- a CDS encoding NAD-dependent epimerase/dehydratase family protein has protein sequence MAHVTTQQLLITGAAGRVGTLMRPRLARPGRLLRLLDIAPLPAPGAGEAVETLQASVTDLDAMREACAGVDAVIHLGGLSTERPWEQILDTNINGSYTVLEAARRAGVPRVVFASSNHAVGFHPADQGEAADYLFPRPDTFYGVSKVAGEALGSLYHDRYSLDVICLRIGSCFERPLNARMLATWLAPDDCARLLEAVLAAPEPGFKVVWGISANTRAWWSLAQARALGYRPQCDAEQFATELGDMVGEFDHRYLGGPFCSPELDAPKGEAEQEAS, from the coding sequence ATGGCTCACGTCACCACCCAGCAGCTGCTGATCACCGGCGCCGCCGGCCGGGTCGGCACGCTGATGCGTCCTCGACTCGCGCGGCCGGGACGTCTGTTGAGACTCCTTGATATCGCGCCGCTGCCGGCGCCCGGCGCCGGCGAGGCGGTGGAGACCCTCCAGGCATCGGTCACCGACCTCGATGCGATGCGTGAGGCCTGCGCCGGTGTCGACGCCGTGATCCACTTGGGCGGCCTGAGTACCGAGCGCCCCTGGGAGCAGATCCTCGACACCAACATCAACGGCAGCTACACCGTCCTTGAGGCCGCCCGCCGGGCCGGCGTGCCCAGGGTCGTCTTCGCCAGCAGCAACCACGCGGTCGGCTTCCACCCCGCCGACCAGGGCGAGGCCGCCGACTACCTCTTTCCGCGCCCCGACACCTTCTACGGCGTCAGCAAGGTCGCGGGGGAGGCGCTCGGCAGCCTCTACCACGACCGGTACAGCCTGGACGTGATCTGCCTGCGGATCGGTTCCTGCTTCGAACGCCCGCTCAACGCCCGGATGCTGGCCACCTGGCTGGCTCCCGACGACTGCGCCCGGCTGCTGGAGGCGGTGCTGGCCGCACCCGAGCCGGGATTCAAGGTGGTGTGGGGGATCTCGGCCAACACCCGCGCCTGGTGGAGCCTGGCGCAGGCGCGCGCCCTGGGGTACCGGCCGCAGTGCGATGCCGAGCAGTTCGCCACTGAACTCGGGGACATGGTAGGGGAGTTCGACCACCGCTATCTCGGCGGTCCGTTCTGCTCGCCGGAACTCGACGCTCCGAAGGGCGAAGCCGAGCAGGAGGCGTCGTAA
- a CDS encoding lytic polysaccharide monooxygenase auxiliary activity family 9 protein produces MRKRTALAALAAGLAVLLGTAAPAQSHGYISTPPSRAALCAADVVSDCGDIQWEPQSVEGPKGFPDQGPADGTICSGGIDRFAQLDDPRGGNWPTTPVTAGQPLTLTWTFTAEHSTTSFRYFLTKQGWDPTQPLTRDDLDLTPLLTVPMDGAQPPATLSHTIPLPSDRTGHQLLLAVWDIADTGNAFYSCTDLGF; encoded by the coding sequence ATGCGCAAACGCACCGCCTTGGCCGCCTTGGCGGCCGGCCTCGCCGTCCTGCTGGGCACCGCCGCCCCGGCCCAGTCGCACGGCTACATCTCCACCCCGCCCAGCCGCGCCGCACTCTGCGCGGCGGACGTGGTGAGCGACTGCGGCGACATTCAATGGGAGCCGCAGAGCGTCGAGGGCCCCAAGGGCTTCCCGGACCAGGGCCCGGCCGACGGCACGATCTGCTCGGGCGGCATCGACCGCTTCGCCCAGCTGGACGACCCGCGCGGCGGCAACTGGCCGACCACGCCGGTGACGGCCGGCCAGCCGCTCACCCTCACCTGGACCTTCACCGCGGAGCACTCCACCACCTCGTTCCGCTACTTCCTCACCAAGCAGGGCTGGGACCCCACCCAGCCGCTGACCAGGGACGACCTCGACCTCACCCCGCTGCTGACCGTCCCCATGGACGGCGCGCAGCCGCCCGCGACCCTCAGCCACACGATTCCGCTGCCGTCCGACCGCACCGGGCACCAGCTGCTGCTCGCCGTCTGGGATATCGCGGACACCGGGAACGCCTTCTACTCGTGCACCGATCTGGGCTTCTGA
- a CDS encoding Lrp/AsnC family transcriptional regulator, which produces MKTDAVTLDEIDRGLVHALQIEGRAPLRLVGQVLGVSENTVARRYRRLRAAGILRVVGSLNGARLGYQAWTIRLQCTPDAAEPIAKALAARTDTSYVHLLSGGTEISCSTQTPSTEESEALLLHKLPRTSRVTAVSAHLLLGHYALPNTWAGPARLSADQIALLAPPSPASPSASPSASPSVVAAAEDGADGLSPGDRPLFDLLSRDGRATHAELAAATGWSESTVRRRLTALRRAGLLAFLADIPPAALGFRTEARLWLSVRPSQLATVAAAMADHPEVSLVALTTGPSNLLAAVNCRDPLDLSRYLTERIGSLEAIRSIETAPVIRTVKRAGALLPPVR; this is translated from the coding sequence ATGAAGACGGATGCCGTCACACTGGATGAGATCGATCGCGGCTTGGTGCATGCCCTGCAGATCGAAGGCCGGGCCCCGCTGCGGCTGGTCGGCCAAGTCCTGGGCGTCTCCGAGAACACCGTCGCGCGTCGCTACCGACGCCTGCGCGCCGCCGGGATCCTGCGGGTGGTCGGCAGTCTCAATGGTGCTCGGCTCGGCTACCAGGCCTGGACGATCCGACTGCAGTGCACGCCGGACGCGGCGGAGCCGATCGCCAAGGCGCTGGCCGCCCGCACCGACACCTCCTACGTCCACCTGCTCTCCGGCGGTACCGAGATCTCCTGCAGTACCCAGACGCCCTCCACCGAGGAGAGCGAGGCGCTGCTGCTGCACAAGCTGCCCCGGACCAGCCGCGTGACCGCGGTCTCCGCGCACCTGCTGCTCGGTCACTACGCACTGCCCAACACCTGGGCCGGGCCGGCTCGGCTGAGCGCCGATCAGATCGCGTTGCTCGCCCCGCCATCGCCTGCGTCGCCCTCCGCGTCGCCCTCCGCGTCGCCGTCCGTGGTGGCGGCCGCCGAGGACGGCGCTGACGGCCTCAGCCCCGGCGACCGTCCGCTGTTCGACCTGCTCTCCCGCGACGGGCGGGCGACCCATGCCGAACTCGCCGCGGCGACCGGCTGGTCGGAGTCGACCGTGCGCCGGCGGCTGACCGCCCTGCGCCGCGCCGGACTGCTCGCCTTCCTGGCGGACATCCCTCCTGCCGCGCTCGGCTTTCGCACCGAGGCTCGGTTGTGGCTCTCCGTGCGGCCGTCCCAACTCGCCACGGTGGCCGCCGCGATGGCGGACCACCCCGAGGTCTCCCTGGTGGCGCTGACGACCGGGCCGAGCAACCTGCTCGCGGCCGTCAACTGTCGTGACCCGCTGGATCTCTCGCGCTATCTGACGGAGCGGATCGGGTCGCTGGAGGCGATCCGATCCATCGAGACGGCTCCGGTCATCCGCACCGTGAAGCGGGCCGGCGCCTTGCTGCCGCCGGTACGTTGA
- a CDS encoding AfsR/SARP family transcriptional regulator: MGIRLLGPVELRAEDGTLLEVAGSQRRAVLALLALQLGRPVAIERFFELLWGDRPPAHARAALQGHIAALRKVLCDSAFTLHTRAPGYLLTGAPEQVDLGRFEDLVARAEGATATEAASGTQTSVRTGPQTGTQTSKQTGARTTDDTETAQVSTDAATEAAALLQQALDLWRGAPLADLPDTDLRRALAGRLQESWTQVLISWSELRLRLGSGAAAVPALEQSVRADGLREPVAALLIRCLHQAGRTADALTAYHQARERLDSQLGITPGPALRAAFATALSEEAPAPDGHRAARQPHQPAPERAAMAERPTAAERSATGGQPPLPVEPTPATTATATGERAAAPAVSRQLPRQIAGFVGRSLESHWLDRECGEDRVGDGLAVVVGPAGVGKSATVIRWAHSAAAAFPDGQLFVDLRGFDPAGPVDQGDVLGQFLIALGVPEAGIPEDAAARGALYRTQTERRRLLVVLDNARSAADVVGLLPIGPNCSTVVTSRNTLEDLVVTEGAALLRLEALPDDDALRLLERALTPLRVQAEPQAAQQLITLCDRLPLALRIAASRLSSRPSWAIADVVAELTDERTRLHTLDTQGATSVRAALTLTYRHLSSTAARLVVLLAAHPGREVDGYAAAALLRCHLHDARRTLGELASYHLLTENVPGRYTRHDLIRLFSMELYADQPAEERKLSSDRLLDYYLTALRLASDHLDPGIESYGEREHPPLAFPEPADARASLAWFRLEEPTIRALVTAASADGRHEHAWRMARISESLYYGTGRLTDELACLRAGLRAAERTGSTQALAVLEGACANALFSVSFPDEALSLARQAVERTVPADGNTHLRAVYSLALISAQTGDLAQGRELADRAVGLSEAAEVGALPEHQGAAQGYAATIKLMAGDPVAALTHAREARRLLADYPASTLKLLATLNEAQILHLLGNSAATEPLWATLLVTTRETGFLHLQAVAEKWYASFLVDLGRLDEAAEHLRVAINLHQLHGHVATALTEQLADIEATLAP, from the coding sequence ATGGGGATTCGGCTGCTTGGCCCGGTGGAACTGCGGGCCGAGGACGGCACGCTCCTGGAGGTGGCCGGCTCCCAGCGGCGGGCGGTCCTCGCACTGCTCGCGCTGCAGCTGGGGCGGCCCGTCGCGATCGAGCGGTTCTTCGAGCTGCTCTGGGGCGACCGCCCACCCGCCCACGCCCGGGCCGCGTTGCAGGGGCATATCGCCGCACTGCGCAAGGTGCTCTGCGACAGCGCCTTCACGCTGCACACCCGTGCCCCCGGCTACCTGCTCACCGGAGCGCCGGAGCAGGTGGACCTCGGGCGCTTCGAAGACCTGGTCGCCCGCGCCGAAGGCGCCACGGCCACCGAGGCCGCATCGGGCACGCAGACCAGCGTGCGGACCGGCCCCCAGACCGGCACGCAGACCAGCAAGCAGACCGGCGCGCGGACCACTGACGACACCGAGACCGCGCAGGTCTCGACCGACGCGGCAACCGAAGCCGCCGCGCTTCTCCAGCAGGCACTGGACCTGTGGCGCGGCGCCCCGCTGGCCGACCTGCCCGACACCGACCTGCGCCGGGCCCTGGCCGGACGACTCCAGGAGTCGTGGACCCAGGTGCTGATCAGCTGGTCGGAGCTGCGGCTGCGGCTGGGCTCCGGAGCCGCCGCGGTCCCCGCCCTGGAGCAGAGCGTCCGGGCGGACGGCCTGCGCGAGCCGGTGGCCGCGCTGCTGATCCGCTGTCTCCACCAGGCCGGCCGGACCGCGGACGCGCTGACCGCCTACCACCAGGCCCGCGAGCGGCTCGACAGCCAACTCGGCATCACCCCTGGCCCCGCGCTGCGGGCCGCTTTCGCCACGGCCCTGAGCGAAGAGGCACCGGCCCCGGACGGCCACCGCGCGGCACGCCAGCCGCACCAACCGGCGCCAGAACGGGCGGCGATGGCAGAGCGCCCCACAGCGGCAGAACGGTCGGCAACCGGCGGGCAGCCGCCACTCCCCGTTGAGCCCACCCCCGCCACCACCGCCACCGCCACCGGCGAGCGCGCTGCGGCCCCCGCCGTCTCCAGGCAACTGCCGCGCCAGATCGCCGGATTCGTCGGGCGCAGCCTGGAGTCGCACTGGCTGGACCGGGAGTGCGGCGAGGACCGGGTCGGCGACGGGCTGGCCGTGGTGGTCGGCCCGGCCGGGGTCGGCAAGAGCGCCACCGTCATCCGCTGGGCCCACAGCGCCGCCGCGGCCTTCCCGGACGGCCAACTCTTCGTCGACCTGCGCGGCTTCGACCCGGCCGGGCCGGTCGACCAGGGCGACGTCCTCGGCCAGTTCCTGATCGCCCTGGGCGTGCCCGAGGCCGGCATTCCCGAGGACGCGGCGGCGCGCGGCGCCCTCTACCGGACGCAGACCGAGCGACGCCGACTGCTGGTCGTGCTCGACAACGCCCGCAGCGCGGCCGACGTCGTGGGCCTGCTGCCGATCGGGCCCAACTGTTCGACCGTGGTCACCAGCCGCAACACGCTGGAGGACCTGGTGGTCACCGAAGGCGCCGCGCTGCTGCGGCTCGAGGCACTGCCCGACGACGACGCGCTGCGGCTGCTGGAGCGGGCGCTGACCCCCCTGCGGGTCCAGGCCGAACCGCAGGCCGCCCAGCAGCTGATCACCCTGTGCGACCGCCTCCCGCTGGCGCTGCGGATCGCCGCCTCCCGACTGTCCTCCCGGCCGAGCTGGGCCATCGCCGACGTGGTCGCCGAACTCACCGACGAGCGCACCCGCTTGCACACCCTGGACACCCAGGGCGCCACCAGCGTCCGCGCCGCCCTGACTCTGACGTATCGTCACCTCTCCTCCACCGCAGCCAGGTTGGTGGTCCTGCTGGCCGCCCATCCGGGCCGCGAGGTGGACGGCTACGCGGCCGCCGCGCTGCTCCGCTGCCACCTGCACGACGCGCGGCGCACCCTGGGCGAGTTGGCCTCCTACCACCTGCTCACCGAGAACGTCCCCGGCCGCTACACCCGACACGACCTGATCCGCCTGTTCAGCATGGAGCTCTACGCGGATCAGCCGGCCGAGGAGCGCAAGCTCAGCTCGGACCGGCTGCTCGACTACTACCTGACCGCCCTGCGGCTGGCCTCCGACCATCTGGACCCCGGCATCGAGAGCTACGGTGAGCGCGAGCATCCGCCACTCGCGTTCCCCGAGCCGGCCGATGCCCGCGCCTCGCTGGCCTGGTTCCGCCTGGAGGAGCCGACCATCCGCGCCCTGGTCACCGCCGCCAGCGCGGACGGGCGTCACGAGCACGCCTGGCGGATGGCCCGCATCTCCGAGAGCCTGTACTACGGCACCGGTCGACTCACCGACGAGCTGGCCTGCCTGCGGGCCGGCCTGCGGGCCGCCGAGCGCACCGGGTCGACCCAGGCCCTGGCCGTACTGGAAGGCGCCTGCGCCAACGCGCTGTTCAGCGTCTCCTTCCCGGACGAGGCGCTGAGCCTGGCCCGGCAGGCGGTGGAGCGCACGGTTCCCGCGGACGGCAACACCCACCTGCGCGCCGTCTACTCGCTGGCGTTGATCAGCGCCCAGACCGGCGACCTGGCGCAGGGCCGGGAGCTGGCGGACCGCGCGGTCGGGCTCAGCGAGGCCGCCGAGGTCGGCGCGCTGCCCGAGCACCAGGGCGCCGCACAGGGCTACGCCGCCACCATCAAGTTGATGGCCGGCGACCCGGTGGCAGCGCTGACCCACGCGCGCGAGGCCCGCCGGCTGCTGGCCGACTACCCCGCCTCCACCCTCAAACTGCTGGCCACCCTGAACGAGGCGCAGATCCTGCATCTGCTGGGCAACTCCGCCGCCACCGAACCCCTGTGGGCCACCCTCCTGGTCACCACCAGGGAGACCGGCTTCCTGCACCTGCAGGCCGTGGCGGAGAAGTGGTACGCGAGCTTCCTGGTCGACCTGGGACGCCTCGACGAGGCCGCCGAGCACCTGCGGGTGGCGATCAACCTGCACCAGCTGCACGGCCATGTCGCCACGGCGCTCACCGAACAGCTGGCCGACATCGAAGCCACCCTGGCACCGTAA
- a CDS encoding MarR family winged helix-turn-helix transcriptional regulator has product MDETRPPAEDAVEAGAALRLVVGRIARRVRQAHTVGDLTHSEVSVLARLERDGAASPGSLADLERVRPQAMATTLAALEERGLVQRRPDASDGRRSVLTVTEAGRQMLTDRASESVQRLAGAIEQEFNPTERQELLQLLPLLHRLAERL; this is encoded by the coding sequence ATGGACGAGACGAGACCCCCCGCCGAGGACGCGGTCGAGGCCGGAGCCGCCCTGCGGCTTGTCGTGGGCCGCATCGCGCGTCGCGTACGGCAGGCCCACACCGTGGGCGACCTGACCCACTCCGAGGTCTCGGTGCTGGCCCGGCTGGAGCGGGACGGCGCGGCCTCCCCCGGCTCGCTCGCCGACTTGGAGCGAGTGCGCCCGCAGGCCATGGCGACCACCCTGGCCGCACTGGAGGAGCGCGGCCTGGTGCAGCGCCGCCCCGATGCCAGCGACGGGCGCCGCTCGGTGCTGACCGTCACGGAGGCGGGCCGGCAGATGCTCACCGACCGGGCCTCGGAGTCCGTGCAACGCCTGGCCGGCGCCATCGAGCAGGAGTTCAACCCCACCGAGCGACAGGAACTGCTCCAGCTGCTGCCGCTGCTCCACCGACTCGCGGAGCGGCTGTGA
- a CDS encoding MFS transporter has protein sequence MGVMIATIDSSIVIISLPAIFRGIGLDPLAPGNIGYLLWMILGYTLVSAVLVVVLGRLGDMFGRVRMYNLGFVIFACASLALSLDPLRGGLGALWLIGFRVVQAVGGSMLTANSAAILTDAFPARQRGMALGINQITALAGMFLGLLVGGVLATIDWRAVFWVSVPFGVIGTFWSYRSLRETGIRKPGRIDWIGNLTFTAGAGTLLAAVTYGIQPYGGHSTGWTNPWVLGGLSTGVLLLITFCVAETRIAEPMFQLRLFRIRAFAAGNLAALLIAIARGGMQFMLIIWLQGIWLPLHGYDFERTPLWAGIFMLPLTVGFLIGGPASGYLSDRFGARFFATTGLLLVAGSFLGLLALPVNFSYPAFAALLLLSGLGQGMFSAPNTSAIMGSVPADQRGVASGMRSTFQNSGTALSIGLFFSLMVAGLAGSLPHALSTGLQAQQVPAATAHQVAGLPPVSTLFATFLGNNPVGHLLGPSGVLNTLPTQNAQTLTGTRFFPELVSGPFHHGLVTVFSAAALMALIGALASALRGRRDTKKAQL, from the coding sequence ATGGGCGTGATGATCGCGACCATCGACAGCTCGATCGTGATCATCTCGCTGCCCGCGATCTTCCGCGGCATCGGCCTGGACCCGCTGGCCCCCGGCAACATCGGCTACCTGCTCTGGATGATCCTCGGATACACCCTGGTCTCCGCCGTGCTGGTGGTCGTGCTCGGGCGGCTCGGGGACATGTTCGGCCGGGTCCGGATGTACAACCTGGGCTTCGTCATCTTCGCCTGCGCCTCACTCGCCCTCTCGCTCGACCCGCTCCGGGGCGGCCTGGGCGCGCTGTGGCTGATCGGCTTCCGGGTGGTGCAGGCCGTCGGCGGGTCGATGCTGACGGCGAACTCGGCGGCCATCCTCACCGACGCCTTCCCGGCCCGCCAGCGCGGGATGGCGCTGGGCATCAACCAGATCACCGCACTCGCGGGCATGTTCCTCGGCCTGCTCGTCGGCGGCGTACTGGCCACCATCGACTGGCGCGCGGTGTTCTGGGTCAGCGTCCCGTTCGGCGTGATCGGCACCTTCTGGTCCTACCGCAGCCTGCGCGAGACCGGCATCCGCAAACCCGGGCGGATCGACTGGATCGGCAACCTCACCTTCACCGCCGGGGCCGGCACCCTGCTGGCCGCCGTCACCTACGGCATCCAGCCCTACGGCGGCCACTCCACCGGCTGGACCAACCCCTGGGTGCTGGGCGGACTGAGCACCGGTGTGCTGCTGCTCATCACGTTCTGCGTCGCGGAGACCCGGATCGCCGAGCCGATGTTCCAGCTTCGCCTGTTCCGGATCCGCGCCTTCGCCGCCGGGAACCTCGCCGCGCTACTGATCGCGATCGCCCGCGGCGGCATGCAGTTCATGCTCATCATCTGGCTGCAGGGCATCTGGCTACCGCTGCACGGCTACGACTTCGAGCGCACCCCGCTGTGGGCAGGCATCTTCATGCTGCCGCTGACCGTCGGGTTCCTGATCGGAGGTCCGGCCTCCGGCTACCTGTCGGACCGCTTCGGCGCGCGCTTCTTCGCCACCACCGGGCTCCTGCTGGTGGCGGGCTCGTTCCTCGGCCTGCTCGCCCTGCCGGTCAACTTCTCCTACCCCGCCTTCGCCGCCCTGCTGCTGCTCAGCGGGCTCGGCCAGGGCATGTTCTCCGCACCGAACACCTCCGCGATCATGGGCAGCGTGCCGGCGGACCAGCGCGGGGTGGCCTCGGGCATGCGCTCGACGTTCCAGAACTCCGGGACGGCACTGTCGATCGGGCTCTTCTTCTCGCTCATGGTCGCCGGCCTGGCCGGTTCACTGCCGCACGCCCTGAGCACCGGCCTGCAGGCCCAGCAGGTCCCGGCGGCCACGGCACACCAGGTGGCCGGCCTGCCGCCGGTGAGCACCCTGTTCGCCACCTTCCTCGGCAACAACCCGGTCGGCCATCTGCTCGGCCCCAGCGGCGTGTTGAACACACTGCCGACACAGAACGCGCAGACGCTGACCGGCACGCGCTTCTTCCCCGAACTGGTCTCCGGACCGTTCCACCACGGGCTCGTCACCGTCTTCAGCGCAGCGGCACTGATGGCCCTGATCGGCGCACTCGCCTCGGCACTGCGCGGCCGCCGTGATACCAAGAAGGCTCAGCTGTAA
- a CDS encoding PASTA domain-containing protein, with translation MTPLPADDHRDQPDRTGLAPDYGFTPDSDFGKALTQAMDNFASDAQAPVFDGSAILQRTRRRRATLTVAASAAAIALTAGTAFALQSPSRPPSRTVAAAPSAGADSSPSPTGTSLPTSAPTSAPTGTPTASFPTPFPTSAPTPSGTPGTSFPTSMPTGAPGTSSPTSFPTSFPTSAPTGAPSPSPSTGFGTPSPGPDNTGAPGQTAVTVPNVIGQSKDAAGRTLTASGLQVGHVQNFTDWHVPAGSVISMTPAAGSKVAPGTAVDIFVSTGKP, from the coding sequence ATGACTCCGCTACCCGCCGACGACCACCGCGATCAGCCGGATCGCACCGGCCTCGCCCCCGACTACGGCTTCACCCCCGACTCCGACTTCGGAAAGGCACTGACCCAGGCCATGGACAACTTCGCGAGCGACGCACAGGCCCCCGTCTTCGACGGGTCCGCCATCCTGCAGCGGACCCGACGCCGGCGCGCCACCCTCACGGTGGCCGCCTCGGCGGCCGCGATCGCCCTCACCGCAGGCACCGCCTTCGCCCTGCAGTCCCCGAGCCGGCCGCCGAGCCGGACGGTCGCGGCGGCGCCCAGCGCCGGGGCCGACTCCAGCCCGTCGCCCACCGGCACATCCCTCCCCACCTCCGCACCCACCTCCGCGCCCACCGGCACGCCCACCGCGTCCTTCCCCACGCCCTTCCCCACCTCCGCGCCCACACCCTCCGGTACGCCCGGCACGTCCTTCCCCACGTCCATGCCCACCGGCGCGCCCGGCACATCCTCCCCCACTTCCTTCCCCACTTCCTTCCCCACCTCCGCACCCACCGGCGCACCCAGCCCGAGCCCGAGCACGGGCTTCGGCACCCCCTCCCCGGGCCCCGACAACACGGGGGCTCCTGGCCAGACCGCCGTCACCGTCCCCAACGTCATCGGACAGTCCAAGGACGCGGCCGGGCGGACCCTCACCGCGAGCGGACTACAGGTCGGTCACGTCCAGAACTTCACCGACTGGCATGTGCCCGCCGGGTCGGTGATCAGCATGACGCCCGCGGCCGGCAGCAAGGTCGCGCCGGGCACCGCCGTCGACATCTTCGTCTCCACGGGCAAGCCCTGA
- a CDS encoding SigE family RNA polymerase sigma factor, whose protein sequence is MRIGKRGKQAPQVDFVEFVQQRSAALFRTAYILTGSQHAAEDLLQEALEKACRNWRRVAVADSPEAYVRRIVVNLANDRWRGLRRRGERAELTDHADPRDPYRLVELREELVQALHALPIGMRTVVVLHYLHDMGDEQIADTLRISPSAVRSQLARGLAKLRTAAPRSQPAPGATRAPSTARRAAGQALAQLEGA, encoded by the coding sequence GTGAGGATAGGCAAGCGCGGCAAGCAGGCCCCGCAGGTCGACTTCGTCGAGTTCGTCCAGCAGCGCTCCGCGGCGCTGTTCCGCACCGCCTACATCCTGACCGGCAGTCAACACGCCGCGGAGGACCTGCTGCAGGAGGCGCTGGAGAAGGCCTGCCGAAACTGGCGGCGGGTCGCGGTCGCGGACTCGCCGGAGGCCTACGTGCGCCGGATCGTGGTGAACCTGGCCAACGACCGGTGGCGCGGCCTGCGGCGCCGGGGCGAGCGCGCGGAGTTGACCGACCACGCCGATCCGCGCGATCCGTACCGGCTGGTGGAGCTGCGCGAGGAACTGGTCCAAGCTCTGCACGCGCTGCCGATCGGCATGCGCACCGTCGTGGTGCTGCACTACCTCCACGACATGGGCGACGAGCAGATCGCCGACACGCTGCGCATCTCGCCCAGCGCCGTGCGCTCACAACTGGCGCGCGGACTGGCCAAGTTGCGCACCGCGGCACCGCGAAGCCAGCCTGCCCCCGGCGCCACCAGAGCCCCCTCCACTGCCAGACGGGCCGCCGGACAGGCCCTGGCCCAGCTCGAAGGTGCGTGA